A window from Plasmodium gaboni strain SY75 chromosome 9, whole genome shotgun sequence encodes these proteins:
- a CDS encoding putative fumarate hydratase: MIKFKGGSILLSHNAYFKYNLYLKKIRCVYNNIYRRDVNTLNNFIDILSFRNDEDDDIEYKKVEDLSKYIEVIKMNKSSMNETKYYGYNFKDENNFLDEHGNIKEYINNENKKLLDKNYEKEYIHIPPFVLTKLCEYAFKEILFFLNKKHLKQLQNILQDKESSKNDKYVAMTLIKNAIISSEQKLPGCQDTGTAIILGKKDEDILTTYEHKYLTLGVYNAYKYNNFRYSQLSPLNMFNEINTNNNLPCQIEIYTNIKKEKSQQNQQNQQNHQNQQNQQNHQNQQNHQNHQNQQNQHLNLVEDIQNNKNVKHINHISTKKPNNEHLYHGPKYELIFIAKGGGSANKTFLFQQTKSILNEENLYNFLLEKIKEIGTSACPPYHLAIVIGGLSAEMNLKMVKLASCRYLDNLKTEGGIYGNAFRDIQSEKIILQKTQSLGIGAQFGGKYFVHDVRVIRLPRHSASCPIGIGVSCSADRQIKCFINKNGVFMQKLEHEPIKYLPEITFKDLNQENAVKINLNQNMEQTLKTLSQYPTSTLVLLTGKLVVARDTAHKRIVDQFINDNVPIPEYFKKYPIYYAGPAKTPDNYPSGSFGPTTAGRMDAYAEILMKNNASLISLAKGNRSSIVRNACKKYNGFYLGSIGGPGAILAKNNIKNVKVIDFKDLGMEAVHLIDVVDFPAFIVIDNKGNDFYNQWLPS; the protein is encoded by the coding sequence ATGATAAAGTTTAAAGGAGGTTCCATTTTGTTATCACACAATGCATACTTTAAATATAacttatatttaaaaaaaataagatGTGTTTACAACAACATATACAGAAGGGATGTGAAtacattaaataattttatagaCATTTTAAGTTTTAGAAATGACGAAGATGATGAtattgaatataaaaaagttGAAGATCTtagtaaatatatagaagttataaaaatgaataaaagTTCTATGAATgaaacaaaatattatggatataattttaaagatgaaaataattttttagATGAACATggtaatataaaagaatatataaataatgaaaataaaaaattattagataaaaattatgaaaaagaatatatacatattcCACCATTTGTATTAACAAAGTTATGTGAATATGcttttaaagaaatattattttttttgaataaaaaacatttaaaacaattacaaaatattttacaaGATAAAGAATCAAgtaaaaatgataaatatgTTGCTATGacattaataaaaaatgcAATCATAAGTTCTGAACAAAAATTACCAGGATGTCAAGATACTGGAACTGCTATCATTTTAGGAAAAAAAGatgaagatatattaaCCACATATGAACATAAATATCTTACCCTAGGTGTATATAATgcttataaatataataattttcGTTATAGTCAATTGTCACCAttaaatatgtttaatgaaataaacacaaataataatttacCTTGTCaaattgaaatatatacaaatattaaaaaagaaaaatcACAACAAAATCAACAAAATCAACAAAATCATCAAAATCAACAAAATCAACAAAATCATCAAAATCAACAAAATCATCAAAATCATCAAAATCAACAAAATCAACATCTTAACCTTGTCGAAgatattcaaaataataaaaatgtaaaacATATTAATCATATATCAACAAAGAAACCAAATAATGAACATCTTTATCATGGTCCTAAATATGAACTTATTTTTATAGCTAAAGGAGGTGGAAGTGCAAACAaaacttttttatttcaacAAACCAAAagtatattaaatgaagaaaatcTATATAATTTCCTATTAGagaaaattaaagaaataGGTACTTCTGCATGCCCACCATATCATCTAGCAATTGTTATCGGTGGTTTGTCAGCTGaaatgaatttaaaaatggTCAAGTTAGCCTCATGTAGATATTTAGATAATTTGAAAACAGAAGGAGGAATTTATGGAAATGCTTTTAGAGATATACAAAgtgaaaaaattattttacaAAAAACTCAAAGTTTAGGTATTGGTGCACAATTTGGTggaaaatattttgtacATGATGTTAGAGTTATTAGATTACCTAGACATTCTGCTTCTTGCCCTATAGGTATAGGTGTTTCATGCTCAGCTGATAGacaaataaaatgttttattaataaaaatggtGTTTTTATGCAAAAGCTAGAACATGAACCAATCAAATATTTACCTGAAATTACTTTTAAAGATCTAAACCAAGAAAACGCTgttaaaattaatttaaatcAAAATATGGAACAAACATTAAAAACATTATCTCAATATCCAACCTCTACATTAGTACTCTTAACAGGTAAACTAGTTGTTGCTAGAGATACTGCACATAAAAGAATTGTAGATCAATttattaatgataatgtTCCTATTCctgaatattttaaaaaatatccTATTTATTATGCTGGACCAGCTAAAACACCTGATAATTACCCAAGTGGATCCTTTGGACCAACCACAGCTGGACGAATGGATGCCTACGCAGAAATTTTAATGAAAAACAACGCATCACTTATATCACTAGCAAAAGGTAATAGATCCTCTATTGTTAGAAATGcttgtaaaaaatataatggATTTTATTTGGGCAGT